The Streptococcus equi subsp. equi nucleotide sequence TTAATGTAAGGGTGACTAAAAAGAGGCTATCAATGTTAGTCAGCTTAGGGCATCATAGGTATGCTGAATGCGCTGGTCTTTGGGCTGGTTTTTGACTTGGCATCATATCAGGTCTTCGAAAAAAGTGAAAGGAATAGCTATGACTGAAACATTAAAATACACAGAAGAGCAGGTTGCAGCTATCAAGGATCGGATTCTTGAAGCTTTGGGAACGGTTATTGATCCGGAGCTAGGTATTGATATTGTGAATCTAGGCTTGGTCTATGAGATTCGTTTTGATGACAATGGTCATACCGAGATTGACATGACCTTGACCACAATGGGCTGTCCTTTGGCGGATTTGTTGACTGATCATATTCATGATGCGATGAGAGATGTTCCAGAGGTGACCAAGGTTGAGGTAAAGTTGGTCTGGTACCCTGTTTGGAGCGTTGAAAAGATGAGCCGCTATGCGAGAATTGCCCTAGGTATTCGGTAGCTAGATAAAAAGCAAGGCTGATACGATACCACAACAAAGGTCTTGCTAGGGTCAGCTGATCAAAAAAGCCTCTCTTAGGATTAGATGGGAGTGAGCTGCGTGATTAGCTCAAAGAAATAAGACCTTTACAAAGGAGAAAAGATGATTTTAATTACAGGAAGTAATGGTCAATTAGGAACAGAGCTTCGTTATCTTTTAGACGAACGAAGCGTCGATTATGTTGCTGTTGATGTTGCTGAAATGGATATTACCAACGCGACTAAAGTAGAGGAGGTTTTTGCTCAGGTCAAGCCTAGCTTAGTGTATCACTGTGCAGCCTACACAGCAGTTGATGCTGCTGAAGAAGAAGGAAAAGCACTGAATGAAGCTATCAATGTAGCTGGTACTGAGCATATTGCCAAGGCTTGTGAGCGCTACGGGGCGACCTTGGTTTATATTTCAACGGATTACGTTTTTGATGGTCAAAAGCCAGCTGGTCAGGAATGGCTAGAAACAGATACTCCTGATCCTCAAACAGCATACGGTCGTGCTAAGCGCTTAGGTGAGCTGGCTGTTGAGCGATATACCAAGCAATTTTACATTATTCGTACCGCATGGGTGTTTGGTCATTATGGCAAGAATTTTGTGTTTACCATGCAAAACCTTGCTAAGACCCACTCTCGCTTGACAGTCGTCAATGATCAGCATGGGCGTCCAACCTGGACGAGGACCTTGGCTGAGTTTATGTGTCATCTAGCAGACAATCGCAAGCCTTATGGCTATTATCATTTGTCAAATGATGCTAAAGAAGACACCACTTGGTATGATTTTGCTAGAGAAATCTTAAAAGAGACAGCTGTCGAGGTTGTGCCTGTGGATTCATCGGCTTTTCCTGCTAAAGCCAAAAGACCCTTTAACTCAACCATGAATCTTGATAAGGCTAAGGCAACTGGTTTTGTGATTCCTACCTGGCAAGAAGCCCTGGAGGCTTTTTACAAGCAACAGCAATGAATAAGCGATAGCACTAAAGAGCTGATCTAGGAGATTGGCTCTCTTTTCATGGATTTTATGTCGCATAAGACCTGTTTATATGGTATAATACTACTAATTATATTTTAGAATGGGGCAGTGTGCTATGCAGGATGTTTTCATCATCGGAAGTCGCGGTTTACCAGCAAAGTATGGTGGTTTTGAGACCTTTGTTGAAGAATTAGTCACTAATCAGACCAACAAAAGCATTACCTATCATATTGCCTGCTTGAGCGATAGCAAGCACAAGGAGCATTTTGTGTACAAGGGAGCAGATTGTTTTTATATCAATCCTCCTAAGCTCGGTCCAGCTAGAGTGATTGCTTATGATATGATGGCTATTAGTCACGCTTTAGCTTATATTGATAGGTATCATATTCAAAAGCCTATTTTTTATGTTCTAGGCAATACCATTGGAGGCTTTATTGCCCCCTTTGCAAAGCAGATTCACCAGCGTGGTGGGCGTTTGTTGATTAATCCTGATGGGCTGGAATGGAAGCGTTCAAAATGGTCTAAGCCTGTTCAGCAATACCTGAAATACGCCGAAAAGCAAATGACAAAGCATGCTGATTTGGTCATCTCAGATAATATTGGCATTGAAGCCTACATCAAAAAGTCTTATCCTTGGGCAAAAACGACTTTTATTGCCTATGGGACAGAAATAGGGCGGTCTTGTTTGTCTACATCAGATGAAAAAGTCAGAACTTACTTTCAAACATTTGAGATAACAGAAAACCAATACTATTTGATTTTGGGGCGCTTTGTTCCTGAAAACAACTATGAAACAGCCATTAGAGAGTTTATGGCATCATCTACTCAGCGGGATTTGGTTATTATTTGCAACCATGACAAAAATCCTTATTTTGAGCGGCTGGTTAGTGCAACTGGCTGTGATAAGGACGCGCGTGTAAAATTTGTTGGAACACAGTATGATAAGCAGCTTTTAGCTTATATTCGTGAGCATGCTTTTGCTTATATTCATGGGCATGAGGTTGGAGGTACCAATCCAGGTCTTTTGGAGGCCCTAGCCCATACCCAGCTTAATTTGGTTTTGGGAGTGACCTTTAATCAATCAGTTGCTAAAACAGCAGCCCTTTATTGGACAAAAGAAAAGGGCAGCCTTACTGGACTGATTAACAGGGTTGATCAAAAGGAATCGTTTGCTGATTTGGGAGAAAGAGCTAAGCAAATCATTGCCAAAGAATATACCTGGGAGAAAATTGTAGGAGAGTATGAGGCCTTATTTTTAGATGAAGATTAATATTTTAATGTCTACCTACAACGGGGCGCGGTTTTTAGCAGAGCAAATACAAAGCATTCAAAGGCAGACGGTGCAGGATTGGACCTTATTAGTCAGAGATGATGGCTCTACTGATAAAACGCTTGCCATCATTCAGGCTTTTGCTAAAAAGGATCCGAGAATTTGCTTGATTAATGCTGATGTGCAGGAAAACCTCGGTGTGATTCGAAGCTTTCACACCCTTTTAACATATGAAAAGGCAGATATTTATTTTTTCAGTGACCAAGACGATGTGTGGTTAGACAATAAATTAGAGCTTACTCTGGCAGAAGCGCAAAAGCACAAGATAAGCGAGCCCTTACTAGTCTACACAGACCTAAAGGTGGTCAATCAAGACTTAGAAGTACGTCATGAGAGTATGATCCAAACACAATCACATCATGCTAATACTCAGCTAGTCCAGGAGTTGACTGAAAACACAGTCACAGGCGGCACTATGATGATTAATCACGCGCTGGCAGAGCAGTGGGTGAGCTGTGAGCATGTGGTGATGCATGATTGGTATTTAGCCTTGATTGCAGCAGCGCAGGGAGAGCTTGTGTATCTAGATGTGGCAACAGAGCTCTATCGTCAGCATGATGCTAATGTTTTAGGGGCAAGAACCTGGTCTAAGCGACTGAAGCAGTGGCGTAAGCCCCATAAGCTCATAGAGAAGTATTGGTGGCTTATTGTTTCTAGTCAACATCAAGCAAGGCAATTGCTAGACTTGCAGCTAAATCCGGCTGACAGAAGATTGATTGAGGCTTACGTAGGGCTTTTGGATAGGCCTTTCTATCAGCGTCTGTCTGATTTCAAAGCGTATGGCTTTCGGAAAAATCGTGCCTTTCATACCCTTGTTTTTATGGCATTGATCATGACCAAATTTGGCTATAGGAGAAAAGAATAATGGAATTATTGAGTAAAAAGAATCGTATTCTTTTGAAAGAGCTTGTTAAAACAGACTTTAAACTAAGGTATCAGGGCAGTGCTATTGGTTATTTGTGGTCTATCTTAAAGCCTTTGATGATGTTTACCATCATGTATTTGGTGTTTATCAGGTTTTTGCGAACTGGTGGTGACGTTCCTCATTTTCCGGTTGCTCTTTTACTTGCCAATGTGATTTGGTCCTTTTTCTCAGAAGCAACCAGTATGGGAATGGTCTCTATTGTATCGCGAGGAGACCTGCTTAGAAAATTGAATTTTTCAAAGCATACTATCGTTTTTTCAGCAGTTTTAGGAGCATTGATTAACTTTTCAATCAACCTATTAGTGGTTTTGGTTTTTGCAGCTATCAATGGAGTTACTTTATCTCCTCACGCTTATCTGGCCTTACCACTCTTTGTTGAGCTGGCTGTTCTTACAGTTGGTGTGGCCTTGATGCTTTCTACCGTCTTTGTTTATTATCGTGATTTGGCTCAGGTTTGGGAGGTTCTATTGCAGGCAGGTATGTATGTGACTCCCATCATCTACCCGATTACCTTTGTGTTTGACCGACACCCTCTTGCTGCCAAGATTTTGATGCTTAATCCTTTAGCACAGATTATTCAAGATTTGCGGTATCTGCTGATTGACAGAGCTAATGTGACCATTTGGCAAATGTCGACAAATTGGTGCTATATCATCATTCCTTACCTCATTCCATTTGTCCTATTAGCACTTGGGGTAGCAGTGTTTAATAAAAATGCTAAGAAGTTTGCGGAGATTATCTAATGGCTAATAAAGAAATTGCAGTAACAGTTGATCATGTCAGTAAGTCCTTTAAGCTGCCAACAGAGGCAACCAAGAGCTTTCGTACTGCTCTTGTTAACCGTTTTAAAGGCATTAAGGGCTATACCGAGCAGCATGTGCTAAGGGATATTAGCTTTGACGTGTATAAGGGGGATTTTTTTGGCATCGTTGGACGAAATGGCTCTGGAAAATCAACCTTATTAAAAATTATTTCTCAAATTTATGTTCCAGAAAAAGGACAGGTCACAGTTGAGGGGAAAATGGTGTCCTTCATCGAGCTTGGTGTTGGCTTTAATCCTGAGTTGACTGGGCGTGAAAATGTCTACATGAATGGCGCAATGCTGGGCTTTACCACAGAAGAGGTTGATGATATGTATGATGATATCGTTGACTTTGCTGAGCTGCATGATTTCATGAATCAAAAATTAAAAAATTATTCCTCAGGCATGCAGGTTCGTCTTGCTTTTTCTGTCGCTATCAAGGCACAGGGAGATGTGCTGATTCTTGATGAGGTGTTAGCTGTTGGTGATGAGGCCTTTCAACGAAAATGCAATGACTACTTCATGGAGCGCAAGGAGAGCGGCAAGACTACTATACTAGTGACCCATGATATGGGGGCTGTCAAAAAATACTGCAATCGCGCAGTCCTCATCGAAAATGGCCTTGTCAAGGCTTACGGCGAACCCTTTGATGTCGCTAACCAATACAGTGTTGATAATACTGAATTGAAAAATGCTGAGCAAGGAGCTGCTGCTGAGCCTGTGTCTGATTTGGCAAGCCAGTTAGAGGTGAGGTTGACCTCTAAGCCAAGCCTTAGTCCAGATGAGCCCATTTCCTTTGAGATTTCCTATCATGTCTTAAAGGACGAGCCTACCTATGTTGCCTTTTCGTTGACTGATATTGACCGCAATATTTGGGTATATAATGACAATTCACAGGATCAACCGACAAGTGGTCCTGGTCATAAGAACATATCCTACCAGTGTCAGCTCTCACACCTAAATGATATCAAATTAAAGCTTGAGGTGACTGTTCGCGATCAAAACGGGCAAATGCTGCTCTTTTTAACAGCTAATCATTCCCCATTAGTCGTGCTTCAACGAAAC carries:
- the tagH gene encoding polysaccharide export system ATP-binding protein; protein product: MANKEIAVTVDHVSKSFKLPTEATKSFRTALVNRFKGIKGYTEQHVLRDISFDVYKGDFFGIVGRNGSGKSTLLKIISQIYVPEKGQVTVEGKMVSFIELGVGFNPELTGRENVYMNGAMLGFTTEEVDDMYDDIVDFAELHDFMNQKLKNYSSGMQVRLAFSVAIKAQGDVLILDEVLAVGDEAFQRKCNDYFMERKESGKTTILVTHDMGAVKKYCNRAVLIENGLVKAYGEPFDVANQYSVDNTELKNAEQGAAAEPVSDLASQLEVRLTSKPSLSPDEPISFEISYHVLKDEPTYVAFSLTDIDRNIWVYNDNSQDQPTSGPGHKNISYQCQLSHLNDIKLKLEVTVRDQNGQMLLFLTANHSPLVVLQRNDIAPDDLSALDSASGLYQRNGSWLINQ
- the hyaD_1 gene encoding glycosyltransferase; translation: MKINILMSTYNGARFLAEQIQSIQRQTVQDWTLLVRDDGSTDKTLAIIQAFAKKDPRICLINADVQENLGVIRSFHTLLTYEKADIYFFSDQDDVWLDNKLELTLAEAQKHKISEPLLVYTDLKVVNQDLEVRHESMIQTQSHHANTQLVQELTENTVTGGTMMINHALAEQWVSCEHVVMHDWYLALIAAAQGELVYLDVATELYRQHDANVLGARTWSKRLKQWRKPHKLIEKYWWLIVSSQHQARQLLDLQLNPADRRLIEAYVGLLDRPFYQRLSDFKAYGFRKNRAFHTLVFMALIMTKFGYRRKE
- a CDS encoding polysaccharide export ABC transporter permease protein, coding for MELLSKKNRILLKELVKTDFKLRYQGSAIGYLWSILKPLMMFTIMYLVFIRFLRTGGDVPHFPVALLLANVIWSFFSEATSMGMVSIVSRGDLLRKLNFSKHTIVFSAVLGALINFSINLLVVLVFAAINGVTLSPHAYLALPLFVELAVLTVGVALMLSTVFVYYRDLAQVWEVLLQAGMYVTPIIYPITFVFDRHPLAAKILMLNPLAQIIQDLRYLLIDRANVTIWQMSTNWCYIIIPYLIPFVLLALGVAVFNKNAKKFAEII
- the strL gene encoding dTDP-4-dehydrorhamnose reductase, giving the protein MILITGSNGQLGTELRYLLDERSVDYVAVDVAEMDITNATKVEEVFAQVKPSLVYHCAAYTAVDAAEEEGKALNEAINVAGTEHIAKACERYGATLVYISTDYVFDGQKPAGQEWLETDTPDPQTAYGRAKRLGELAVERYTKQFYIIRTAWVFGHYGKNFVFTMQNLAKTHSRLTVVNDQHGRPTWTRTLAEFMCHLADNRKPYGYYHLSNDAKEDTTWYDFAREILKETAVEVVPVDSSAFPAKAKRPFNSTMNLDKAKATGFVIPTWQEALEAFYKQQQ
- a CDS encoding aromatic ring hydroxylating protein, whose translation is MTETLKYTEEQVAAIKDRILEALGTVIDPELGIDIVNLGLVYEIRFDDNGHTEIDMTLTTMGCPLADLLTDHIHDAMRDVPEVTKVEVKLVWYPVWSVEKMSRYARIALGIR
- a CDS encoding rhamnosyltransferase, with product MQDVFIIGSRGLPAKYGGFETFVEELVTNQTNKSITYHIACLSDSKHKEHFVYKGADCFYINPPKLGPARVIAYDMMAISHALAYIDRYHIQKPIFYVLGNTIGGFIAPFAKQIHQRGGRLLINPDGLEWKRSKWSKPVQQYLKYAEKQMTKHADLVISDNIGIEAYIKKSYPWAKTTFIAYGTEIGRSCLSTSDEKVRTYFQTFEITENQYYLILGRFVPENNYETAIREFMASSTQRDLVIICNHDKNPYFERLVSATGCDKDARVKFVGTQYDKQLLAYIREHAFAYIHGHEVGGTNPGLLEALAHTQLNLVLGVTFNQSVAKTAALYWTKEKGSLTGLINRVDQKESFADLGERAKQIIAKEYTWEKIVGEYEALFLDED